From Panicum hallii strain FIL2 chromosome 2, PHallii_v3.1, whole genome shotgun sequence, a single genomic window includes:
- the LOC112880344 gene encoding PRELI domain containing protein 3A-like — translation MVVSYTQEHVYRHPWHRVTAAAWRKFTDPAARAASGALAHILDVHTLSRDVDRRSGRLRAVRAIAGRTPPLPLLLRGLLAPAPSAGAGGDVVVLCVERTDVDAPARDMRVASRNATLRGLVDVEERCSYAPHPERPDEWTLFRQETTIRCAPLAAVAARVAELVERRCAERFTRNADRGREVVERICADLAAEQDATHEPR, via the coding sequence ATGGTGGTCTCCTACACGCAGGAGCACGTGTACCGCCACCCCTGGCACCGCGTCACTGCGGCGGCGTGGCGCAAGTTCACGGAcccggccgcgcgcgccgcctccgGGGCGCTCGCCCACATCCTCGACGTCCACACGCTGTCCCGCGACGTGGACCGCCGCTCCGGCCGcctccgcgccgtgcgcgccaTCGCGGGCCGGACCCCGCCGctcccgctcctcctccgcgGCCTCCTCGCGCCGGCGCCGTCCGCCGGAGCCGGCGGCGACGTGGTGGTGCTCTGCGTCGAGCGCACGGACGTCGACGCGCCCGCGCGGGACATGCGGGTGGCGTCCCGCAACGCCACGCTCCGGGGCCTCGTGGACGTCGAGGAGCGCTGCAGCTACGCGCCCCACCCGGAGCGGCCCGACGAGTGGACGCTGTTCCGGCAGGAGACGACCATCCGCTGCGCGCCGCTGGCCGCCGTGGCGGCCCGGGTGGCCGAGCtcgtggagcggcgctgcgcGGAGAGGTTCACGAGGAACGCGGACAGGGGGAGGGAGGTCGTGGAGAGGATATGCGCGGACCTTGCGGCGGAGCAGGACGCGACTCACGAGCCAAGGTGA